The Erythrobacter sp. Alg231-14 genome has a segment encoding these proteins:
- a CDS encoding DUF979 domain-containing protein, whose protein sequence is MSPVEAVTPEWQMSFESLYWLAGAFFAFWSFLSLRDQMYGNAAFWGILSVSFLFGSNLSDLANGVIVLALVAIAGLGGLKRSNPETTSQSEREQLSDRYGNHLFLVALIVPITAVAGTLLYNFTPLLETGFFKARQETLILFGFGVVIALIAAVVWLKPPVLAPAEEGRRLLDSIGWAAILPQMLAALGAVFAVAGVGEIIGGTVGAAIPEGSVFLTVVVFALGMALFTMIMGNAFAAFPVMAAAVGIPLLVETYGGYPAVIGAVGMLAGFCGTLLTPMAANFNIVPAILLELKDQNAVIRQQIGTAIPLWICNVIIIYVGAFLLWN, encoded by the coding sequence ATGAGCCCCGTCGAAGCAGTCACGCCAGAATGGCAGATGTCGTTTGAAAGCCTGTATTGGCTGGCCGGTGCCTTTTTCGCCTTCTGGTCATTTCTCAGCTTGCGTGACCAAATGTATGGAAATGCTGCATTTTGGGGTATTTTGTCAGTCAGTTTCCTGTTTGGCAGCAATCTTTCGGATTTAGCCAATGGGGTCATCGTTCTTGCCCTGGTAGCGATCGCCGGATTGGGTGGATTAAAGCGCAGCAATCCAGAAACGACCTCTCAATCAGAGCGAGAGCAATTATCAGATAGGTACGGTAATCATCTGTTTTTGGTTGCTTTAATTGTTCCAATAACGGCTGTCGCCGGAACGCTGCTCTACAATTTCACCCCGCTTTTGGAGACCGGATTCTTCAAGGCACGGCAGGAAACACTGATCCTGTTTGGGTTTGGGGTGGTTATCGCCCTGATCGCGGCGGTGGTTTGGCTTAAGCCACCTGTGCTTGCCCCAGCGGAAGAGGGGCGCCGATTGTTGGATTCCATCGGTTGGGCGGCAATCTTGCCGCAGATGCTTGCGGCGTTGGGGGCGGTTTTCGCGGTTGCAGGCGTCGGTGAAATCATTGGTGGCACAGTCGGTGCGGCCATCCCCGAAGGCAGTGTGTTTCTAACTGTCGTGGTGTTTGCCCTTGGTATGGCATTGTTCACGATGATCATGGGCAACGCTTTTGCCGCGTTCCCCGTTATGGCGGCCGCAGTGGGCATCCCACTCTTGGTAGAAACCTATGGCGGCTATCCGGCCGTTATTGGCGCGGTAGGGATGCTTGCCGGATTTTGCGGGACATTGCTGACGCCAATGGCGGCGAATTTTAACATCGTCCCTGCCATCTTGCTGGAACTAAAGGATCAAAACGCGGTGATCCGCCAACAAATAGGGACCGCGATCCCGCTTTGGATTTGCAATGTGATTATCATTTATGTCGGGGCGTTTCTCCTGTGGAACTGA
- a CDS encoding 5-oxoproline transporter, DUF969 family subunit: MNYWPLLGIALVVVGFALRFNPLLVVVTAALATGLLAALDFVEVVEALGKAFNDNRYISVTWIILPVIGLLERNGLQQRARALIEGVRGATMGRLLVSYLLFRQITAALGMKDVGGHPQTVRPLVAPMADAAAEKSHGKLDEDEREKVLAMSAATDNVGLFFGEDIFFAIASILLIQSVFESSGYPLTPLELSVWAIPTAICAFFIHSSRILALDGRLAKVRQAASQQEHDGGAA; this comes from the coding sequence ATGAATTATTGGCCTCTCTTGGGCATTGCCCTTGTGGTTGTCGGCTTTGCGTTGCGGTTCAATCCGTTGTTGGTTGTTGTCACTGCGGCACTTGCCACCGGGTTGCTTGCGGCTCTCGACTTTGTCGAAGTGGTTGAGGCGTTGGGCAAAGCGTTCAACGACAATCGCTACATCTCTGTGACGTGGATCATCCTGCCGGTCATCGGCCTGTTGGAACGCAACGGATTGCAACAGCGCGCGCGGGCGTTGATCGAAGGTGTGCGCGGGGCCACTATGGGGCGGTTGTTGGTGAGCTACCTTTTATTCCGCCAAATCACCGCCGCATTGGGGATGAAAGATGTGGGGGGGCATCCTCAAACGGTGCGCCCGTTGGTTGCCCCAATGGCGGACGCTGCAGCGGAAAAGTCGCACGGCAAGCTGGATGAAGACGAGCGTGAGAAGGTGTTGGCTATGTCCGCGGCTACGGACAACGTGGGGCTCTTCTTCGGCGAAGACATTTTCTTCGCTATCGCCTCTATCCTATTGATACAAAGTGTTTTTGAGAGTTCCGGCTACCCGCTCACGCCGTTGGAATTGTCCGTTTGGGCTATACCTACGGCAATATGCGCGTTCTTCATCCACAGCTCCCGCATACTTGCCTTGGATGGGCGCTTAGCCAAGGTACGACAGGCCGCCTCCCAGCAAGAACATGATGGAGGTGCAGCATGA
- a CDS encoding DUF11 domain-containing protein translates to MRVPPSFRRVAAALSLVLLPFGVSGEGAIAQDNSSDGASETIRTIENTAEASWLFVGRPAQTSSNTVTLDVTLPPPSITAFRPTTQGGIDMDFRAPLCSASGQSSQGGTGGSDIELTPIGGQYEQSNTVRAGQTVVFEVNAFAANVDATQIDELAITITTSTGDRETETIFETGVNTGVFIGQIGTVRMPPAVIQGDCRLSIVDGADIGITASLPGNTTVLVETEVDVLADPFGVVFDSETGEPVDGATVTLIDVATGQPATVFAADGVTSWPSTVISGQPITDGAGNVTTLDAGEFWFPLTFLGTYRLEITPPDPYTAPSVVSPADIAQITRPDGRGFIILDASYGGSFVLDDPTPVQVDIPLDRPGLDVGLVKTASRQQVQPGDIVFYSITANNVDRDRPRRNVVVTDTPSTFLRLRPDSIRIDGVENPDAVSITPDGRQLTVTLGDIPASSSRRITYAMSVRADAPPGRALNDAVVTDSLGRTSRASVAVDIQRETIADRMTVIGRITAGPCTLDDPRPGIPGVRVVMEDGSYAITDADGRYHFEGVVPGTHVVAVAGMTLPEGAELVDCHRGTRNAGSASSRFVIGQGGSLVVADFHAVLPEGALEEALVEAAPLADTRPDGATARAVNAIAGGSARTDASIDAEILVEAGIADTTAEAAEQATPSYAPNTDWIALGDGEDGFLSPGLTANPRAPAIRVAIRHRKGQSIVLRINGEEVSGLAFEGTLNPQRGQFAVSTWRGVRLENERTLLEADVINTFGGVSKTFTREVFFTTTPTKVELVPEMSNLVADGRTRPVVAIRVLDRNNRPLRAGVSGNFELNSPYESAEAVDRQQLNQLTGFTPSSARWVVEGSEGIALIELAPTMVSGSLRLDFAFNDGEIERDQQLEAWIEPGDIEWTIVGLAEGTVGARSVADNMERTGRFDSDLGENARVALYAKGRVLGRYLLTLAYDSAQQREDQRVLGTIDPQAYYTVFADGSSRRFDAASRENLYVRIETATFYALYGDFETAFDQTRLARYNRTATGVRGEARFGQVKASGFAAEISSRLQRDEIQGQGISGPYQLGNRNILANSEQVTIEVRDRFRSEQIVSTRTLTRFLDYNVDLLSGTITFAQPVLSRDDNLNPQFIIVEYETDGVGQGEMNAGLRVDWNSDDGRVRIGANAITDKGDGARTDLGAIDLRAQIGENTEVRGEIAMSRSEGETATGWIAEVQHQTGKLDVLAYARQLDSDYGIGQQNGAELGRRKVGVDGRVFLNDNLSVIGSVWQDDSLADNGRRRAAQAQINLTRRNTDLRLGLTHFDDRLTDGSTNTSTVLEAGATQRLLDNSLEVSLSSSIALDNAESVDLPARHRLGVRYALTNNVRLVGTYEIADGENIEARQLRGGIEATPWQGGQIITSVGQETIGEFGNRTFAAFGLAQTLQVTPELTLDATIDGNRTLNGVPNGNDLVNPLQPAATGGQLTGNQQFEDFNAFTIGAAWRKDRWSVTARGERRDGEQADRTGVTFGAIRQLGEGSIVGSGATWTRAEDAGGATTEIFDASIGFAHRPDASEIAMLGRLEYRSDRVTGGVAGQAGGAGRTALIVDGDATSRRIVGSWSTNWSPRGWDEDEFGIEHQTRRDEYTLFVGGRYNFDEFEGTEFSGTTVLAGADARIGLSDRFEIGATATVRANIDDNVTSFAYGPTIGFVPVDGMLLTLGYNIEGFRDGDFSAARNTDKGVFAAVRFKFDTETFDFLGLGRR, encoded by the coding sequence ATGCGTGTTCCCCCCTCTTTCAGGCGCGTCGCAGCGGCACTTTCACTAGTGCTGTTGCCCTTTGGCGTGTCTGGAGAGGGGGCGATCGCTCAAGATAACTCAAGCGACGGTGCGTCGGAAACGATCCGTACGATCGAAAACACCGCCGAAGCTTCGTGGCTGTTTGTGGGGCGCCCTGCGCAGACCTCTTCAAACACAGTGACCTTGGACGTCACTTTGCCACCCCCATCAATTACCGCCTTTCGTCCCACGACCCAGGGCGGGATTGATATGGATTTCCGCGCTCCTTTATGCAGCGCGTCTGGCCAATCCTCGCAAGGGGGCACGGGCGGCTCTGATATCGAATTGACACCAATTGGCGGCCAATACGAACAAAGCAACACCGTGCGCGCCGGCCAAACCGTTGTGTTCGAAGTGAACGCATTTGCCGCAAACGTCGATGCCACACAGATTGACGAGCTAGCGATCACGATCACCACATCTACAGGCGATCGTGAAACTGAGACGATTTTTGAAACCGGCGTAAACACCGGCGTATTTATCGGCCAAATCGGCACGGTCCGCATGCCACCTGCGGTTATTCAAGGCGATTGCCGCCTTAGCATTGTGGATGGCGCGGATATCGGGATCACCGCTTCGCTTCCTGGCAACACCACAGTGTTGGTCGAAACCGAGGTTGATGTTCTCGCCGATCCGTTTGGCGTTGTGTTCGACAGCGAAACCGGTGAGCCTGTGGACGGTGCGACGGTCACTTTGATCGATGTCGCCACCGGCCAACCCGCAACCGTCTTTGCCGCAGATGGTGTGACATCGTGGCCCTCGACCGTCATCTCGGGTCAACCGATCACCGACGGCGCGGGCAATGTTACGACATTGGATGCAGGAGAATTCTGGTTCCCACTGACATTCCTTGGCACGTATCGCCTCGAAATTACGCCGCCAGATCCGTACACCGCACCGTCTGTGGTGAGCCCCGCCGATATCGCGCAAATCACGCGCCCTGATGGACGTGGCTTTATTATTCTTGATGCGTCTTATGGCGGCAGCTTCGTTCTCGATGATCCAACCCCTGTTCAAGTGGACATTCCATTGGATCGTCCGGGATTGGATGTAGGCCTTGTAAAGACCGCATCACGTCAACAGGTCCAGCCCGGCGACATCGTGTTCTATTCGATCACGGCCAACAACGTCGATCGTGACCGCCCGCGTCGCAATGTTGTCGTCACCGACACGCCATCGACTTTCCTTCGCCTGCGCCCAGATTCGATCCGCATTGACGGCGTCGAAAACCCGGATGCCGTTTCAATCACACCAGATGGCCGTCAATTGACAGTGACATTGGGTGATATCCCGGCAAGCAGCTCTCGCCGCATTACATATGCAATGTCCGTTCGCGCCGACGCGCCTCCGGGCCGCGCGTTGAACGATGCGGTTGTCACTGACAGCCTTGGCCGCACATCGCGGGCCAGTGTTGCCGTCGACATTCAACGCGAAACCATTGCCGATCGGATGACCGTTATTGGTCGGATCACGGCGGGTCCGTGTACACTTGATGATCCGCGCCCTGGCATTCCCGGTGTTCGTGTCGTCATGGAAGACGGCAGCTACGCGATCACCGATGCCGATGGCCGCTATCACTTCGAAGGCGTTGTGCCCGGCACACATGTTGTTGCCGTCGCAGGTATGACTTTGCCCGAAGGCGCCGAATTGGTTGATTGCCACCGCGGCACCCGCAACGCGGGCAGCGCAAGCTCACGCTTCGTTATCGGTCAAGGCGGCAGCTTGGTGGTTGCAGATTTCCACGCGGTTCTGCCCGAAGGTGCCCTTGAAGAGGCATTGGTAGAGGCCGCGCCATTGGCAGATACCCGCCCAGACGGCGCAACCGCCCGCGCGGTTAACGCTATCGCCGGCGGTTCAGCGAGAACAGATGCATCGATTGACGCCGAAATCCTCGTTGAAGCCGGCATCGCCGACACGACTGCAGAAGCGGCCGAACAAGCCACTCCGTCCTATGCGCCCAACACCGATTGGATTGCCTTGGGCGATGGCGAAGATGGCTTCCTCAGCCCCGGTCTCACGGCGAACCCGCGTGCTCCGGCGATCCGTGTGGCGATCCGCCATCGCAAAGGGCAAAGCATTGTCCTGCGCATCAACGGGGAAGAAGTCAGCGGACTCGCATTCGAAGGCACTCTAAACCCACAAAGAGGCCAGTTCGCGGTCAGTACATGGCGCGGTGTGCGTCTTGAGAATGAACGCACATTGCTCGAAGCCGATGTGATCAACACCTTTGGCGGCGTCAGCAAGACTTTCACACGCGAAGTTTTCTTCACCACCACTCCAACGAAAGTTGAGCTGGTACCGGAAATGTCGAACCTGGTCGCTGATGGCCGCACGCGTCCTGTCGTCGCTATCCGCGTGCTGGACCGCAACAACCGTCCATTGCGCGCAGGTGTTTCGGGCAACTTTGAACTCAATTCGCCCTATGAAAGCGCCGAGGCGGTTGATCGCCAGCAATTGAACCAGCTTACCGGTTTCACACCAAGTTCGGCCCGCTGGGTCGTTGAAGGCAGCGAAGGCATCGCTCTGATCGAATTGGCCCCGACTATGGTTAGTGGCTCGCTCCGGTTGGATTTTGCCTTTAATGATGGTGAAATCGAACGCGACCAACAATTGGAAGCGTGGATTGAGCCGGGCGACATCGAATGGACCATTGTCGGCCTTGCCGAAGGGACAGTGGGCGCACGCAGTGTTGCTGACAATATGGAGCGGACCGGCCGTTTTGACAGCGACCTTGGCGAAAATGCGCGCGTCGCTCTCTACGCCAAAGGACGGGTGCTGGGCCGTTACCTCCTGACGCTGGCCTATGACAGCGCACAACAGCGCGAAGACCAACGCGTCTTGGGCACGATTGACCCGCAAGCCTATTACACCGTCTTTGCCGATGGATCGTCGCGCCGCTTTGATGCTGCGAGCCGTGAGAACCTGTATGTCCGGATCGAAACGGCCACGTTCTATGCGCTGTATGGTGATTTTGAGACCGCTTTCGACCAAACCCGTTTGGCCCGTTACAACCGCACCGCCACCGGTGTTCGCGGAGAGGCTCGCTTTGGCCAAGTTAAAGCCAGCGGCTTTGCAGCCGAGATTTCAAGCCGCCTGCAACGCGATGAAATTCAAGGTCAAGGCATCTCTGGCCCTTATCAATTGGGCAATCGCAACATCCTCGCTAACAGTGAGCAAGTGACCATCGAAGTGCGCGACCGCTTCCGTTCGGAGCAGATCGTTTCGACCCGCACTTTGACGCGTTTCCTTGACTATAATGTCGACCTTTTGTCCGGCACGATCACGTTCGCTCAACCGGTTTTGAGCCGCGACGACAATCTCAACCCGCAATTCATCATCGTGGAATACGAAACCGATGGTGTGGGCCAAGGTGAAATGAACGCGGGTCTGCGGGTGGATTGGAACAGCGATGATGGCCGCGTGCGCATCGGCGCCAATGCCATCACGGATAAAGGTGACGGCGCACGCACAGACCTCGGCGCCATCGATCTTCGCGCGCAAATTGGCGAAAACACTGAAGTGCGCGGCGAAATTGCTATGAGCCGTAGCGAAGGCGAAACCGCAACGGGTTGGATTGCAGAAGTTCAACACCAAACCGGTAAGCTTGATGTTCTCGCCTATGCGCGGCAATTGGATAGCGATTACGGCATTGGCCAACAAAACGGCGCCGAATTGGGCCGCCGCAAGGTTGGTGTCGATGGCCGCGTGTTCCTGAACGACAATCTGAGTGTAATTGGCAGCGTTTGGCAGGATGACAGTCTGGCCGACAATGGTCGTCGCCGCGCTGCTCAGGCTCAGATCAATCTGACCCGCCGCAACACCGATCTACGCCTTGGGCTGACCCATTTTGATGATCGTTTGACCGACGGGTCAACCAACACATCCACCGTGCTAGAAGCGGGCGCGACACAGCGTTTGTTGGACAATTCCCTCGAAGTGTCGCTGTCCAGCTCCATCGCGCTCGACAACGCCGAAAGCGTCGATTTGCCTGCGCGTCACCGTCTCGGAGTGCGCTACGCTTTGACCAACAATGTTCGCTTGGTTGGCACATATGAAATTGCGGATGGCGAAAATATCGAAGCGCGCCAATTGCGCGGCGGCATCGAAGCCACCCCATGGCAGGGTGGTCAGATTATTACATCTGTCGGTCAGGAAACCATCGGTGAGTTCGGCAACCGCACATTTGCCGCCTTTGGTCTTGCCCAAACCTTGCAAGTGACACCGGAATTGACATTGGACGCCACGATTGATGGCAACCGCACATTGAACGGCGTTCCCAACGGCAATGACCTGGTAAACCCCCTGCAACCGGCGGCAACCGGTGGTCAATTGACCGGCAACCAACAATTCGAAGACTTCAATGCATTTACGATCGGTGCCGCTTGGCGCAAGGATCGTTGGAGTGTGACCGCACGTGGTGAGCGTCGCGACGGCGAACAAGCCGATCGGACCGGCGTGACCTTTGGCGCAATCCGCCAATTGGGCGAAGGCAGCATCGTCGGGTCCGGCGCAACATGGACGCGGGCCGAAGATGCCGGCGGCGCTACAACTGAGATCTTTGACGCCAGCATCGGTTTCGCCCATCGACCCGACGCTTCGGAAATCGCCATGCTGGGCCGTCTTGAATATCGTAGCGATCGCGTCACTGGCGGCGTTGCCGGACAAGCCGGTGGTGCAGGGCGCACAGCCTTGATCGTAGACGGCGATGCTACATCGCGCCGCATCGTCGGCAGCTGGTCTACCAATTGGAGCCCACGCGGATGGGACGAAGATGAGTTCGGCATCGAACATCAAACCCGCCGCGACGAATACACATTGTTCGTGGGTGGTCGTTACAATTTTGACGAATTCGAAGGGACCGAATTTTCCGGGACCACGGTTCTGGCCGGTGCGGATGCACGGATTGGATTGAGCGATAGGTTCGAAATCGGCGCAACCGCAACCGTACGTGCGAACATCGATGATAACGTGACCAGCTTTGCATACGGCCCCACCATCGGCTTTGTCCCCGTGGACGGAATGCTGCTGACGTTGGGTTACAACATCGAAGGGTTCCGCGATGGCGATTTCTCGGCCGCGCGCAACACAGACAAAGGCGTTTTTGCCGCAGTTCGCTTCAAATTCGACACTGAAACTTTTGACTTCCTTGGCCTGGGACGCCGGTAA
- a CDS encoding DUF2891 domain-containing protein: MELTQAMARTFARAALGHVGQEYPNKLDHVMGSDADARTPRDLHPAFFGSFDWHSCVHSWWTLLTLLRLYPDMPEARDIEALADKTFTVENLSAELAYLERPESRGFERPYGWGWMLYLHHEAARHADHPWADRMEPLARAFAMRFGGYLPVLTYPITVGTHGNTAFALVLAREWAEPRDRKLVEAIDEWSIRCYGDKSNYSGWEPGGDEFLSPVLVASLLMSRVMGGPEFSVWFESLIMDNGWLDRECHPVTVTDRTDGKIAHLDGLNLSRGWCLRAIQRARSNGAGADLLERRAVEHLEAALPHVTGDYMGEHWLASFALLALLTPEKPR; encoded by the coding sequence GTGGAACTGACGCAAGCGATGGCCCGAACCTTTGCCCGTGCGGCGCTTGGCCATGTGGGGCAGGAATATCCGAACAAGCTGGACCATGTGATGGGATCGGATGCCGATGCACGCACCCCGCGCGACCTGCACCCGGCATTTTTTGGCAGTTTTGATTGGCATTCTTGCGTCCATTCATGGTGGACCTTGCTGACATTGCTGCGTCTTTACCCCGATATGCCGGAGGCGCGCGACATCGAAGCGTTGGCGGACAAGACCTTCACAGTCGAAAATCTATCCGCGGAACTGGCCTATCTTGAACGGCCAGAATCTCGGGGGTTTGAACGCCCTTATGGCTGGGGTTGGATGCTCTATTTGCACCACGAAGCCGCCCGACACGCTGACCATCCTTGGGCGGATCGAATGGAGCCTTTGGCGCGCGCATTTGCCATGCGGTTCGGCGGGTACCTGCCTGTTCTGACCTATCCCATCACGGTGGGCACGCATGGGAACACAGCGTTTGCGCTTGTCCTGGCGAGGGAATGGGCGGAGCCACGCGATCGCAAATTGGTCGAAGCGATCGATGAATGGTCGATCCGTTGTTACGGCGACAAATCGAACTATTCGGGATGGGAACCGGGCGGGGATGAATTCCTTTCGCCTGTTCTAGTCGCGTCGCTTTTGATGAGCCGGGTGATGGGTGGACCGGAATTTTCCGTTTGGTTTGAAAGCCTTATAATGGACAATGGATGGTTGGATCGTGAATGTCATCCGGTCACAGTGACAGATCGAACCGATGGAAAAATCGCTCATCTCGACGGCCTAAACTTAAGTCGTGGGTGGTGTTTGCGGGCCATCCAAAGAGCGCGTTCGAACGGCGCAGGCGCCGATTTGCTCGAGCGTCGCGCGGTTGAACATCTGGAGGCCGCATTGCCCCATGTAACGGGTGATTATATGGGCGAACACTGGCTCGCCAGCTTTGCTTTGCTGGCGCTTTTGACGCCCGAGAAACCACGATAA